CGCCGCGCCGAGTGCGCTGCCGCCGATCCCGACGACCAACAGGGTCTCACAGTCGATCGGATCGACCGCCGCCTGGATCGCGTCGGGGTCGGCGGTTTCAGGGAGCGCGAGCGCCGCGTAGCCGTGATCGCGTCCATCGAGTCCCGCCTCGATGCGCGCGTGGGCGTCGGCGACCCGCCCATCGAGTCGTTCCAGCGTCGCGCGCGAGACGCCGGGCGTGGCGACCGAGTCGAGCGCGTTGCCGATGTCGATTTCCATATCGGGTGCGCGCGGGCCCAGCGCAAAAGGGTTGTGACCGTTCCACGGTCGACCGGGGTGTTTATTCGATTCGCCTTCCAACCTCGGACGATGGGAGACGACCGGACGTACAAGGGCCTGCTCGGGAGCTTTCGGTACTCCTACGGCCAGAGCGACTCCCCGGTGTATCGGGGCTACGTCGCCCTCGCCGCCGTGCTCTCGGGGCTGGTCGCGTTGCTGTTCGCGCTCGCGCTGATCGTCGTCATCGCCACCACCCTTGGGGCCACCGAGTCGATCACGCTCGTACGCTCGTTTTTCGTCCTCGTGGCCCTGCTCGTGGTCGCGCCGATCCTCGCGCCGGTCCTGCTGGTCGCCCGACGCCACCGAAAGCGCCTCGGGTCGGGGAGCGCCTACGACACTGCCCTCGCGCTCGGGGGGTTCCTCTTCGTGGGCGCGCTCTATCTCGGGCTCGTGATCTCGGTTCCCCCGGGCCTCCAAGAATCGACGGGGAGTTTCGGAATCGTGATCGACCCGCTGTACGCGCTTCCCTCGCCGCTTGGGATCGTCCCGCCGCTTCTGGCGGCCGCCCTCATTGCCGCCCTCCACCGACGGCTCCGGTAGGCGAAATCGACAAAGGGATCGGTAGCCTCCCTCCGGTATGGACGAGACACACGGGACGTTCCTCGTGACCCACGCCGACGCCGACTCCGCGGTGTTGCGCGACGTCGAGACCGGACAGGTCCACACTCTCTCGGGGAACCCCGACCTCGCGGAGGGCGAAGCCATCGCGGGCGAGCTCGCGCCCGAACCCCCCGTCGAGGCGACGTGGGAACTCCGGGAAATCGACGAGCGCCGGTCGCTGTCGGTCGAGGAGAGCGAAGAGCCACCTACGAGCCAGGAACGGGAGATCGCCGCCGGACAGGGCGTCGGAGAGGTCACCCGGACCGAGCGGGCGGGGATCGGCGAGATTCACGTCCTGACGGTACCCCCCGAGCGGACCGAGGAGGCCGTCGCCGAGATCCGCGCCGACGAGGAAACGCTCGCACGAGCGGCGCGCTACGGGGTCGAGCGCGTGGAGATCCGCGCCGAGGCGGGGATCGTCAGCGTCCGGTATCTGCCGTAGGTCCGCCCGCGCTCTGGACCAGCCAGCCCCCCTCGATTTCGCAGGCCTCCCTGACCGTATACTCGATGTCGGTCTCGCGGGTGACTTCAGTGCCCCCCTCGACTGCTTCGATCCGCAGGGGGACGTCGAGCGAGTCCCCACAACAGCCCACGCCCACGAACTCCTCGCGGACCTCCCCCTCGCGGACCTGGCCGAGGGTCTTTCGCAGATACGCCCGGAAGGCGGGCTTTTCGACCTGAAAGCGCCCCCAGTCGCTCAGGTCTGCCGGATACGAGACGACGACCCGGGCCGCGTCGTTCGGTGCCATGAACGGGATAGATGCTCCGCGGACAAAAACGCCCCACCTGATCGGATAAGAAAGCTTATTTTTGGCCGTATCACATCGAAACTCATGCTCGATTCGACGGTACCGGTGATCGACTACACCCGGTACTCGAACCGCCAGCTGGCGGCGGCCCCTCTCGCTCTTCTCGTCCTCTCGCTGCTGATCATCGTGGGGATGTGGGCAGTCACCGGTACCCCGGTCGATCCCGGGATCGACTTCACCGGCGGGACCGAAGTCCAGCTCCAGACGGACGCCTCCCAGACGGAGATCGCGGCCGCCTTCGAGAGCGAACCCGCGTCGATCCAGTCGATCGCGACAGGCCAGGGCGAGTACATCGTCACCCTCCAGTCGACCGATACCGCCGCCATCGAACAGCAGGCCACCGACGCCGGCTTTACGGTCACCTCCATCTCCAGTACCTCGGCGGCCTTCGGTTCGGAAACCCAGACCCAGGCGCTCGTCGGCGTCGCGATCGCCTTCGTCGGGATGAGTGTGCTCGTCGCGTTGATGTTCCGGACGTTCGTCCCCTCGATTGCGGTCGTCCTCTCGGCCTTCTCGGACATCGCCATCCCGGTGGCGCTGATGAACCTCTTTGGCATCCAGCTCTCGCTGGGGACGGTCGCCGCGCTGTTGATGCTGATCGGCTACAGCGTCGATTCGGACCTGCTGTTGAACAACCACGTCCTCCGTCGGCGCGGGGACTTCTATCAAAGCACCCACCGGGCGATGCGGACCGGCGTGACGATGACGGTTACGTCGCTGGTCGCCATGGTCGTCATGACGACCGTCGCGACGCTGTTTGCGATCCCGCTGCTCCCGGAGATCGGTCTCGTTCTCGTCTTCGGACTGCTGGCCGATCTGATGAACACCTACCTGCTCAACGTGAGTCTGCTTCGCTGGTACAAGTACGAGGGGATCGCCCGATGAGCGGCCTTTCGACGCTCCGAAAACACTGGCGGATCGCCCTCCTGATCGTGCTCGTTGCGGTCAGCGCGGCGGTGCTGTTCGCCCCGCAGTTCGGGCCCGACGACGGCGGCGGACCGGTCGCGGACACCGGTCCGACGAACCTCCAGTTCGGCCTCGAACTCTCGGGTGGGACGCGGGTGCGCGCGCCGCTTGCGGGACTCACCGCCGAGGGCGTCGATGTCGATGCCGGCCAGGAAGCCCAAATCGAGTCCGAGGTCGCGACGGAACTGGGGATCAGCGGGCGAAACGTCAACGCCTACCCCGGCGAAACCGCCGAGGACGGCACCGTCGAGATCACCACCGACGCCGTAAGCGAGGAGGACTTCCTCGCGGCGCTTCGCGTGGTCGAGGTGAGCGGCGAGGACACGGAGATCCGGCAGGGCGTGACCGAGCGAACGGTCAACGAGGCCGTCGAGGTCCTCGACGAGAAGATCCGCGAGTCGCCGTTCGCGACGGGCGACGCGCGGAAATCGACCTCCTCGACCGGCGAGCAGTTCGTGGTGGTCGAGGTGCCCGGCGAGGACCGCGGGACGGTGATCGACCTGATCGAGGACCGCGGGTTCGTCGAAGTCTACGCCCACCACCCGACTGAGGAGGGCTACACTAACACTACCGCGATCCAGCCCGACGACATCAACTCGATCGGCTCGCCACAAGACGAGCCGCCCTACGGGCCCCACATCGGGATCACACTGACCGAGGAGGGCGCCGAAGACTTCTCAGGCGTGATGCAGGAGACCGGCTTCACCCAGGAGGGCGTCGAGGCCTGCCGGTGGGACCAGAACCGTGACGATCCGGGGTACTGTCTGCTGACGGTCGTCGATGGCGAGGTGGTCTACTCGGCAAGCCTCGGCGAGAGTCTCGCGGCGAGCATGGAATCGGGGACGTACGCCAACGACCCGAGTTTCGTCATGAGCGGCCGGTCGATCGAGGACGTCCGCGAACTCCGGGTCAACCTGCTTGCGGGCGCGACGCCGGCACCGCTCGACATCGAGTCTGGCACCCAGTACTACCTCGAACCCAGCCTCGCCGACGACTTCAAGCTCTACTCGCTGGTAACGGGACTGATCTCGGTCGTGGCGGTCTCGGGCGTGGTCGCGGCCCGCTACGGCCGTCCCCGGATCGCCGGGCCGATGATCCTGACCGCGGCCGCCGAGGTCTTCCTCCTGCTCGGCTTTGCCGCCGCCGTCGGCTACCCGCTGGATCTGGCGGCGATCGCGGGCTTCATCGCCGTCGTCGGCACCGGCGTCGACGACCTGATCATCATTGCCGATGAGATCCTTCAGGAAGGGGACGTCTCGACGAGCCGGGTCTTCGAGAGCCGCTTCCGGAAGGCCTTCTGGGTGATCGGGGCGGCGGCCGCGACCACCATCGTCGCCATGTCACCGCTCGCCTTCCTGAGCCTCGGCGATCTGACCGGGTTCGCGCTGTTTACCATCGTCGGCGTCCTGATCGGCGTCCTGGTGACGCGACCGGCCTACGGCGACGTCCTGCGGGTCCTGTTGCGCCTCGACCGCTGAGCCCGCGGGCGTCGCTCGCCACGCCCGGATCGCCTCGACCGGTCGCGTATCCGCCGTCGCGAGCGCGAGAATCACACCGAGGGACACCACCCCGCTCGGATCGAGGCCCGCGCCCGCCCGAACGGGGATGGCCACCGCGAGCACGGACCCCAGTAGGCAGTACCCGAACCGCCCGGCGCGCGCCCGCGGCGTGGCCGCAGAGAGGACCGGCAACGCGACGAGCGCCACGACGGTTCCGGCCCCCGCGACGAGGACGTTCGCGAGGGGGCTCCCACCGGCGGCCTGTGCTAGCACGCCACCGTACGTGACCGCGAGAAGCGTCGAGGAGAGGTACACAGAGCGGGTGAGAAACGCCCGCCAGCCGGTGGTTCCAAGGCGCCTGTTCGTGAGCACCGGCCACGGCCGGGCCGTCGGGAGGTGCCCGCCGCGAAACGCCGTGAGAAGCACCGACGTGACCAGCAGGGCACTCATCGCCGCCGTCGCGATCTCGACGGTAGAGGCGGGCGTCACGGCGCCGACCCACAACGCCGGCGCGGCGAGGAACGCGACCTGTGCGAGCCCGCCCTGAATGTAGTCCACGAGGACGTCGTAGGCCGACTCGTGGTCGGCCAGCGTCTCGCCGGTTCGCCGGTCGTCGCCCAGGTAGATCGGCTTTCGATCGTCGGTCATCGCTTTCCCGTAGCCGACCGTGTGTACGGTATCACGGACTCAGAACTCCGCGAGCGTTCCCTGCTCGACGGCCGCGAGCGCGTCAGCGCTCGTCTTCCACGACGCGCGCGCACACTCGGGAAGCTCGCCGTTCTCGGCGACGTACTCGGCGAGGAACTCCCGCGTGGTCGGATCGCTCGGGTAGCCGCTTCCCACCTCGCCGTACGCCGCCTCTAGGGCCGCGACCCGCCGGTCGCGCTCGACCTTCGCGACGACGCTTGCCGCGCCGACGATCGCGTGGTGTTCGTCGGCGCCGTGCTCGCCCGAAAGCGAGACGCCCTCTGGAAGGCGTTGACCCACCCGATGGACGAACCGTCCGGCGTCGACGTCGCCTGCATCGCAGATCCCCGTCATCCCGGGTTCAACGACCTCGCTTGCGGCCTCGGCGTGGGCTGCTACCGTGAGGGAGTTCATGTCCGTCTCCGGTGTGTCGATCCGGTCCGGAGAAACGGCGGCGATCCCGATCCCGATCGCCTCGTCTCCCAATAGCGCCTCCGAGAGGCGTCCGCGTTTCGCCGGCGTGAGGCGTTTCGAGTCGTCGATCCCCTCGGGGAGAACCGACTCGTCGGGGACGCACACGCAGGCGGCGATCATCGGGCCCAGTACGGGCCCCTTGCCGGCCTCGTCGATCCCGAAGCGACACATACCCGCCGCTCGCGCGCGCCGATCAAGTACCTGGCGGGTCCCAGTCGGGCGGTCAGTTCGTGTCTCTGAGGTACTCGGGGTCGTCGAACGCCCCGCTCTCGCCACGGACGTCGATCACGTCGAGCGCCGTCACGACGCCCTCAACACCGACCAGCCCCGCGAAACTCGGCTCCGTCCGGCCCTCGTCACCGCTGACGAGTTCCTTGACGTAGAGCCCGCCCGCACCGTGGACCGTCAGTTCGGCGTGTTCCGGATCGAGCAGTTCGCCCGAGATCTCGTAGACCTCCCGCACGCGCGTGAGATCCGCCCGGCGGTGCGCAACGCGCTGTGGGGTGTCCTGTTCGATGGTCGCGCCGTCGAGCGCGTCGAGCGCCCCCTCGAAGGCCTCGGGGTCGACCGGTCCGGCGAACTCGACGTCCATTCGATACGTTTTGCTCGCCTCCAAGCCCTTGACCCGCTCGACCATCTCGTGGGTCGCGAGGTCGAGTCCCTCGACCTCGACTGCCCCTTCGGCCGCCTCGTTGATCTCGCGTTCGAGGCTCGGGAGGTCCGGGGTTCGCTCTCGCGGGTGTTTGACCTCCAGGACGAACGGCCGGCCCGATTCGAGCATGCGCGCGTCGACGTCCTCACGACCCGCGCCGTGGAAAACGCCCTCCTCGCCGTCCATCGCCGCGACGACGGCCGGAGCGGTAAAGCCCTCGACGCTGTCGTCGTACAGGTAGCCCGACCCCCCGCAGTACTCACAGGGCTCTTCCCCACCATCGGGAGCCAGCTGTTTTCCCGACCCGCCACACTCCCGGCAGGGCCACTCGGTCTGAGGGATGTCGCGTTCGAGCTTCCGGTAGCGGCCGTAGACGAACGCGGGGTTGATCTGGAGGTCCACGGCGTGATCCGAGATCGAGTCGGGGTCCTCGCCCTCGACGGTACACAGCGCGAGTACGTCCGGGCGCTCGAAGTCGACCTCTGTGTCCGTCTCGCGGCCGACGCGCTTTCCGACCTCGCGATTGCACTCGGATCTGAACGTCTCGCCGGCGTCTTCGGGGAGTCCGGCGCTCTCCCTGAGGAGTCGTTCGTTCTCCTCGATCAGCGGCGCGACTCGGGTGCCGACCTGATAGGTCGAAAAGCCGACGCCGTCGAGTTTCTCGACGACGCGTTCGGCCAGCGCGTCGAACGCGCCGCTGTACCCCTCACAGACCCAACAGTCCGTGATCTCGGGTGCCTCGTAGGGCTCGTCGTCCGCCAGCGCGAGCGCCGTGCGCAACGCGGTGCCGCGCTCGTCGTTCGTCAGCCCGAAACTCCGGTCGGCGAACACCCGACCCACGCAAACGTTACAGACCGGGTCCTGTGCGATGACCTCCCTCGCGCGTTCGAGAGCGTTCATTCCGCGTCCCCCGCGACCGCCCGTTTCGCGACGCCGTTCGGGTGGAGGCGTCGCCGTCTCTCAACCGTGCACATACCGGATTTTCGAGGGGAGCGGCTAAGGGCTTGGCGTTTCCATCCGCGGATCCGGGAGTATATCCCCACCGGGCGGCGAGAGCGGGTATGCGTCAGTTCATCGTCTCGGGTCACGAGGTTCCGACCACTCCCGATTTCTCGCTTTCCGATCTCGCGGGCGGCGCGGGCCGGCTGGACGTGCTCTGTCGGTGCGTCTCCGCCGCCTTCTTCCTCTCGCACGCCATCCGCGAGGACGTTCGGACCTCTCTGGTGCTCGCCGACGAGTTCACGGTCCGGTTCGAGGGCAGCGAGCTCCGGCGGCTGAACCCCGACGAGCGCTCGACGGCGGCGTTGATCAGAAAGGCCCTCGACGAACGCGAGGAGGCTATCGGGCACATGGAAGTCGAGACCTCCCCCGGGGTGTATCTCTCCCGACGGGGGTTCGAGCCCGTACTGGCGGCCGCCGCCGAGGAGGGATCGGTGGTGCAACTGCACGAGGACGGCGACCCCGCCGTGGCGATCGAGCCGCCGGACGATCCGGTGTTCGTCCTCTCGGATCACCGGGATTTCGCCGCGCGTGAAGTCGATCTGCTCGACGAACGGGCCGCCGCTCGGGTGCGACTCGGCCCCGAGGCCATTCACGCGAACCACGCGATCACGGTGGCGCACAACTGGCTCGATACCGAGGGGTACACGGGGTACTGAGGAGCCGTTCCGGAACGCTTAACAACGCAACCGGCTTTTCTCGGAGTGCGGGCCGGTGGGGTAGCTTGGTATCCTTCGGCCTTCGGGTGGCCGTAACCTCAGTTCGAATCTGAGCCGGCCCACTATTCGTCCCGCATTCAACCGACGAGGAGCGCCAGCGACGAGTCGCGAATGCGGGCGAACCGTTACGTCGCGAAGATGCAAGCAGACGAGACGCAGCGCCGAACGGAGTGAGACGATCGTCTCGGCGAGTTCGAGTCTGCGCCGGCCTATTTCTGCCCGCGCGCACTTCGCGAACGAAGCGACGGCCGTCTTCGGGAGCTTTACAACCACCGCCCGTCTCGACCACACCGATGGCAGGACTCATCCAGCGCACGGCCGAGTCGATCGACGAGATGTCCCGATCAATCTGGGACGACTCTAGCCAGATCGAGAAGGCGGTGATCGTCGTGTTCCTTCTCGTGACCGGCTTGGCGATCCCCGTGGTCCCGATCGTCCTCCTGGCGCGGATCATCGCTTGAACGCGCTCGGAACGACGATATCGGACGATCGCGACTGAGAGCCGTCACGACGCCGACGGATTGATACGATCGCGCTCCGACGCCGAAACATGGTCAGTCGCGAGCGCGTGCGGGGTGTCGGGCTCGACGACGAGACGCGTTGTGCGCACTACGGCTCGTCGCGGGACGTAATCGCGATCCGGTTTCCCTGCTGTGGCGACTATTTCGCCTGCTACGAGTGTCACGCCGCCCGCACGAACCATGACGCCGAGCGCTGGTCCGAGGACGCCCGTGGGGAACGCGCGGTGTTGTGTGGACGCTGTGATACGGAACTCACGATCACCGAGTACCTCGCCTGTGAGGACGCCTGCCCTGACTGCGGGGCGACGTTCAACCCCGGCTGTGCGAATCACTATCACCTGTATTTCGCCGGCGTGTCGGAAGCTTCTGGAGCCGACCCGCCGTAGGCCCGCACATGACCGACCCGCTCGAATGGGAGACCATGGAAGAAGAAGTCGCCTACAGCTGTCCCGGTTTCGACGTGATCCACGAGGACGTTCGGCTGCCCGACGGCACCGAGACCGATTTCGACTACGCCAGTGAGCCGCCCGCGGCGGTGATCCTCCCGTTCACTTCCGAGGGCGAGGTCGTACTCATCGAGGAGTGGCGCCAGGCAGTAAAGCGGGTCAACCGCGGGCTTCCGGCGGGGAGCATGGAGTCCGGCGAGGACCGCGAGGCCGCGGCCCGGCGCGAACTCACGGAGGAAACGGGCTACGAGGCCGGCGAGATCGAGTTCCTCACTACCGTTGAGCCCGCAAACGGGCTGCTCGATGCGGTTCATCACTACTTCGTCGCCCACGATTGTGAGCCGACCGGCGAGCAGGAACTCGACTTCAACGAGTCCATCCGGGTGGAGACGACCGACTGGGAGGGGCTCAAGCGCGACGCCGAGAACGGCGAGATCAGCGACGGTCGGACCCTCACGGGCGTCCTCCGGTACGCGCTCACGCGATGACCGACGAGCGCACCCGCTGGAACGAGCGCTATCGCGAGCGCGACCCGCCCGATGACCCCTCCGACCTCCTCCGGGAGTGGGTCGACGACCTCCCAGAGGGCCGAGCGCTCGACGTCGCGACCGGCGGGGGGCGCAACGCGATCTGTCTGGCCGAGCACGGCTACGCGGTCGACGCGATCGACTGCTCCGAGGAGGGACTGGAGATCGCCCGCGATCGCGCGAGTGACCGCGGCGTTTCCGAGCGCATCGGGTTCGTTCGGGACGACGTCGAAACCTACGACTTCCCCGCCGGAACCTACGACGTGATCGTGGTGAGTCGCTACTACAGCCTGAACGTCCTGCCCGCCCTCAAAGAGGCGCTCGCGCCCGGGGGCGTCCTGCTGTACACCCATCGTCTCCACCCGCCCGGCGACCGTTCGAGCCGATTTCGCTTCCGGACGAACGAGCTCCTCAGGGCTTGTCTCGACCTGCGGATCGTCCGCTACGAGGAACCGACGGAGATCACCGACGAGCAGACGGATGTGCGCCTGATCGCCCGAAAGGAGTGACTCGCAACCCTTACCGCGCGCTCGCCCGAACCCCGACCAATGAGCGAGATCTTCGAGGCCCGCGACTGGGACGCCGCCGGGCGGATCGGCCGGCTCTCGGTCCCGCGTTCGGGCATCACCGTCGAGACGCCCACCATCATGCCCGTCGTCAACCCCCACATCCAGACGATCCCCCCACGGGAACTCGCCGAGCGCTTCGGCGCACAGATCCTCATCACGAATTCGTACATCCTTCACGGCAGCGACGACCTGCGCGAGGCGGCCCTCTCGCGGGGGCTCCACGACCTGCTCGATTTCCCCGGCGCGGTTATGACCGATTCGGGCTCCTTCCAACTCGCCGAATACGGCGAGATCGACGTTACGAGCGAGGAAATTCTCGCATTCCAACGGGAGATCGGCTCGGACATCGCGACCCCGGTCGACATCCCGACGGCACCCGATACCGAGCGCGAGGCCGCCGAGATCGAGCTCGGAACCACCCAAGAGCGCCTCGATGCGGCCGCCGAGTTCGATGCGGGGGAAATGCTCGTTTCGGCGCCTGTCCAGGGCTCGACCTACCCTGACCTCCGGGAGGCGGCGGGCGACCACGCCGCGGGGACGGGACTCGACGTCTTTCCGGTGGGGGCGGTCGTCCCGTTGATGAACGACTACCGGTACGGCGAGATGATCGACGCCGTCGTGGCCGCCAAACGCGGGCTGGGGCCGGCCGCCCCGGTCCACCTCTTCGGCGCGGGCCACCCCATGATGTTCGCGCTGGCGGTCGCGGCGGGCTGTGACCTGTTCGATTCGGCGGCCTACGCGATATACGCGCGCGACGGACGATACCTCACGGCTCGGGGAACGGAGCATCTGGAGGAGCTCGAGTACTTCCCGTGTTCGTGTCCCGTCTGCGCCGAGTACACCCCCGCGGAGGTCAGGGACGGGGACACTGAGCGCCTGCTTTCGGAGCACAACCTCCACGTCACCTTCGCGGAGATACGGCGGATCAAGCACGCGATCCGCGAGGGGAGTTTGCTCGAACTCGTCGAGACCCGCGCCCGCGGGCATCCGGCGATGCTCGACGGCTACCGGGCCCTGCTCGCCCATTCCGAACAGCTCGAACGCACCGACCCCGCCTCGAAGTCGACGTTCTTCTACCTCTCGGGCGAGAGCGCCTCCCGGCCCGAGGTACTGCGCCACCACCGCCGACTCGAACGACTCTCGGTTCCTGACTCGCTGTTGCTCGCCGACGGCTCCGTCGACGGGATCGAGGCCGATGAGGTCTGGGACGTTCGCCCACCCTTCGGTCCCGTCCCGCCGGAACTCTCGGAGACTTACCCCGTGAACGCCGAACTCCCCGACCGACTCGACGAGGAGGCCTACGCAGCGGCCGCACGGGGGATCGAGCGGCTGGCCGAGGCGAACCCCGACTGCGAGATCGCGCTGGCGACTGCGGGCTGGCCCGACGCAGCGCTCGCGGCCCTGCCCAAACATACCAAGTGCATATTAATCTCCTAGCAAGTTCACGACATGTAGGTCCCTGTTGGAGGGCTGTTTTAGAAACCATACAGATACGATTATTCCATTTCTACCAATGATGCCCACAAGATACATATATAAATCAAGGGAGTGTATGTTGTGAATGAAAAACAACAAAATCGGCGATCTGTATTAAAATCAGCTGCGATAGGAATTAGTGCTGCAGGAAGCCTCCCTATACTGGGCGTACAGAAAGGCAAAGCCTCTCCTCAAACAGACTCCGAACGATCGGGCAATGACTCAGAGATGAGTCACGAGGTCGTTGACGAAGGCGATGAGTACCACATCGTTGCGGTTACGAAAGACGACGAAACAGAATATTATCGAGTAGACAAAAACACGGGTGCTGTCAGAGCCGTCTCAAGTGGTGGCATAAGCACGATGGGACACAATGAGCTTATTTCCCGCTCCGATGTGCAGGTGAGACAATTTGGTTCCTGTGGCGGACACCTCTATCGAAATCACTACT
The DNA window shown above is from Halalkalicoccus jeotgali B3 and carries:
- a CDS encoding DUF5812 family protein encodes the protein MDETHGTFLVTHADADSAVLRDVETGQVHTLSGNPDLAEGEAIAGELAPEPPVEATWELREIDERRSLSVEESEEPPTSQEREIAAGQGVGEVTRTERAGIGEIHVLTVPPERTEEAVAEIRADEETLARAARYGVERVEIRAEAGIVSVRYLP
- the secF gene encoding protein translocase subunit SecF encodes the protein MLDSTVPVIDYTRYSNRQLAAAPLALLVLSLLIIVGMWAVTGTPVDPGIDFTGGTEVQLQTDASQTEIAAAFESEPASIQSIATGQGEYIVTLQSTDTAAIEQQATDAGFTVTSISSTSAAFGSETQTQALVGVAIAFVGMSVLVALMFRTFVPSIAVVLSAFSDIAIPVALMNLFGIQLSLGTVAALLMLIGYSVDSDLLLNNHVLRRRGDFYQSTHRAMRTGVTMTVTSLVAMVVMTTVATLFAIPLLPEIGLVLVFGLLADLMNTYLLNVSLLRWYKYEGIAR
- a CDS encoding preprotein translocase subunit SecD, whose amino-acid sequence is MSGLSTLRKHWRIALLIVLVAVSAAVLFAPQFGPDDGGGPVADTGPTNLQFGLELSGGTRVRAPLAGLTAEGVDVDAGQEAQIESEVATELGISGRNVNAYPGETAEDGTVEITTDAVSEEDFLAALRVVEVSGEDTEIRQGVTERTVNEAVEVLDEKIRESPFATGDARKSTSSTGEQFVVVEVPGEDRGTVIDLIEDRGFVEVYAHHPTEEGYTNTTAIQPDDINSIGSPQDEPPYGPHIGITLTEEGAEDFSGVMQETGFTQEGVEACRWDQNRDDPGYCLLTVVDGEVVYSASLGESLAASMESGTYANDPSFVMSGRSIEDVRELRVNLLAGATPAPLDIESGTQYYLEPSLADDFKLYSLVTGLISVVAVSGVVAARYGRPRIAGPMILTAAAEVFLLLGFAAAVGYPLDLAAIAGFIAVVGTGVDDLIIIADEILQEGDVSTSRVFESRFRKAFWVIGAAAATTIVAMSPLAFLSLGDLTGFALFTIVGVLIGVLVTRPAYGDVLRVLLRLDR
- the rnhB gene encoding ribonuclease HII is translated as MCRFGIDEAGKGPVLGPMIAACVCVPDESVLPEGIDDSKRLTPAKRGRLSEALLGDEAIGIGIAAVSPDRIDTPETDMNSLTVAAHAEAASEVVEPGMTGICDAGDVDAGRFVHRVGQRLPEGVSLSGEHGADEHHAIVGAASVVAKVERDRRVAALEAAYGEVGSGYPSDPTTREFLAEYVAENGELPECARASWKTSADALAAVEQGTLAEF
- a CDS encoding tRNA pseudouridine(54/55) synthase Pus10, with protein sequence MNALERAREVIAQDPVCNVCVGRVFADRSFGLTNDERGTALRTALALADDEPYEAPEITDCWVCEGYSGAFDALAERVVEKLDGVGFSTYQVGTRVAPLIEENERLLRESAGLPEDAGETFRSECNREVGKRVGRETDTEVDFERPDVLALCTVEGEDPDSISDHAVDLQINPAFVYGRYRKLERDIPQTEWPCRECGGSGKQLAPDGGEEPCEYCGGSGYLYDDSVEGFTAPAVVAAMDGEEGVFHGAGREDVDARMLESGRPFVLEVKHPRERTPDLPSLEREINEAAEGAVEVEGLDLATHEMVERVKGLEASKTYRMDVEFAGPVDPEAFEGALDALDGATIEQDTPQRVAHRRADLTRVREVYEISGELLDPEHAELTVHGAGGLYVKELVSGDEGRTEPSFAGLVGVEGVVTALDVIDVRGESGAFDDPEYLRDTN
- the trmY gene encoding tRNA (pseudouridine(54)-N(1))-methyltransferase TrmY, translated to MRQFIVSGHEVPTTPDFSLSDLAGGAGRLDVLCRCVSAAFFLSHAIREDVRTSLVLADEFTVRFEGSELRRLNPDERSTAALIRKALDEREEAIGHMEVETSPGVYLSRRGFEPVLAAAAEEGSVVQLHEDGDPAVAIEPPDDPVFVLSDHRDFAAREVDLLDERAAARVRLGPEAIHANHAITVAHNWLDTEGYTGY
- a CDS encoding CHY zinc finger protein — protein: MVSRERVRGVGLDDETRCAHYGSSRDVIAIRFPCCGDYFACYECHAARTNHDAERWSEDARGERAVLCGRCDTELTITEYLACEDACPDCGATFNPGCANHYHLYFAGVSEASGADPP
- a CDS encoding NUDIX hydrolase, producing the protein MTDPLEWETMEEEVAYSCPGFDVIHEDVRLPDGTETDFDYASEPPAAVILPFTSEGEVVLIEEWRQAVKRVNRGLPAGSMESGEDREAAARRELTEETGYEAGEIEFLTTVEPANGLLDAVHHYFVAHDCEPTGEQELDFNESIRVETTDWEGLKRDAENGEISDGRTLTGVLRYALTR
- a CDS encoding class I SAM-dependent methyltransferase, yielding MTDERTRWNERYRERDPPDDPSDLLREWVDDLPEGRALDVATGGGRNAICLAEHGYAVDAIDCSEEGLEIARDRASDRGVSERIGFVRDDVETYDFPAGTYDVIVVSRYYSLNVLPALKEALAPGGVLLYTHRLHPPGDRSSRFRFRTNELLRACLDLRIVRYEEPTEITDEQTDVRLIARKE
- the tgtA gene encoding tRNA guanosine(15) transglycosylase TgtA, coding for MSEIFEARDWDAAGRIGRLSVPRSGITVETPTIMPVVNPHIQTIPPRELAERFGAQILITNSYILHGSDDLREAALSRGLHDLLDFPGAVMTDSGSFQLAEYGEIDVTSEEILAFQREIGSDIATPVDIPTAPDTEREAAEIELGTTQERLDAAAEFDAGEMLVSAPVQGSTYPDLREAAGDHAAGTGLDVFPVGAVVPLMNDYRYGEMIDAVVAAKRGLGPAAPVHLFGAGHPMMFALAVAAGCDLFDSAAYAIYARDGRYLTARGTEHLEELEYFPCSCPVCAEYTPAEVRDGDTERLLSEHNLHVTFAEIRRIKHAIREGSLLELVETRARGHPAMLDGYRALLAHSEQLERTDPASKSTFFYLSGESASRPEVLRHHRRLERLSVPDSLLLADGSVDGIEADEVWDVRPPFGPVPPELSETYPVNAELPDRLDEEAYAAAARGIERLAEANPDCEIALATAGWPDAALAALPKHTKCILIS